From Daucus carota subsp. sativus chromosome 6, DH1 v3.0, whole genome shotgun sequence, the proteins below share one genomic window:
- the LOC108226796 gene encoding UDP-glycosyltransferase 72B1-like has product MAVATKPHVAVLPSPGMGHLIPLLEFAKRLATHHAVHVSFLVVTTESSPAQRRYLDSAALPSDLHVIKLPPADVSSVITPDMPILTKLSLLCRESVKPLGSIFEKISLPKALIIDNFMGDAFDICKNFNVPVYTFYTSATKSLALALYLRKLDKEVDCEFVDVAEGSIRVPGCKSIYVDDLQDSLKNRKAEAYKWNMLHASRLTMATGIFVNTWDDFESKSSWFHGLNNDPYFRNLPAPPLYRVGPLIKHDEAVAESDAFILSWLDNQECDSVLFVALGSGGTMTSEQLSELALGLEMSKQKFVFVVRKPSDIDVCGTYFNAGSNVDDPKTYLPEGFLDRTKGVGLVVPTWAPQVHVLGHKATGGFLSHCGWNSTLESMAYGVPIIAWPLFAEQRINATLLTEEVGVAVKPEGVLQGGRRVVRREEVERVVRLVMEGEEGKVMRNRMGELKESAAKALKHGGSSYDSLSCVVKSWK; this is encoded by the coding sequence ATGGCCGTTGCCACAAAACCCCATGTCGCCGTCCTTCCAAGCCCCGGTATGGGCCACCTCATCCCTCTTCTCGAATTCGCCAAACGCCTCGCCACCCACCACGCCGTCCACGTCAGCTTTCTGGTCGTCACCACCGAATCATCCCCCGCACAACGCCGCTACCTCGACTCCGCCGCCCTTCCTTCCGATCTCCACGTCATCAAGCTCCCGCCTGCTGACGTGTCTTCCGTCATCACCCCCGACATGCCTATCCTCACCAAACTCTCCCTCCTCTGTCGAGAATCGGTTAAACCGCTTGGCTCGATATTCGAGAAAATCAGCCTGCCGAAAGCCCTGATCATCGATAATTTCATGGGCGATGCATTCGATATTTGTAAGAATTTTAATGTTCCCGTGTATACTTTCTATACTTCCGCTACTAAATCCCTGGCATTGGCTTTATATCTCCGAAAGCTCGACAAGGAAGTGGACTGCGAGTTCGTGGATGTTGCCGAAGGTTCGATTCGAGTCCCCGGTTGTAAATCTATCTACGTTGATGATTTGCAGGATTCACTCAAGAACCGAAAGGCCGAAGCTTACAAATGGAACATGCTTCATGCAAGTAGGTTAACTATGGCTACTGGGATTTTTGTCAACACATGGGATGACTTTGAGTCCAAGTCCAGTTGGTTTCATGGCCTAAACAATGATCCTTATTTCCGGAACCTGCCTGCTCCACCGTTATATCGGGTGGGGCCGCTGATCAAGCACGACGAAGCGGTGGCTGAATCGGACGCTTTTATATTGTCGTGGTTGGATAATCAAGAATGTGATTCTGTGCTTTTTGTGGCGCTTGGGAGTGGTGGTACGATGACGAGTGAGCAATTATCTGAATTGGCCTTAGGCTTGGAGATGAGCAAGCAGAAGTTCGTTTTCGTGGTGCGGAAGCCCAGTGACATTGATGTTTGTGGTACTTATTTTAATGCCGGGAGCAATGTTGATGATCCGAAGACGTATTTACCAGAAGGGTTTCTAGATAGGACTAAAGGAGTTGGCTTAGTGGTGCCAACATGGGCTCCGCAGGTGCATGTGCTAGGCCATAAGGCGACTGGGGGATTCTTGTCTCACTGTGGATGGAACTCGACGTTGGAGAGCATGGCGTATGGAGTGCCGATAATTGCCTGGCCTTTGTTTGCGGAGCAGAGGATAAATGCAACGTTGTTGACGGAGGAGGTGGGGGTGGCGGTGAAGCCGGAGGGGGTGTTGCAGGGAGGAAGGAGAGTGGTGAGGAGGGAGGAAGTGGAGAGAGTTGTGAGATTGGTGATGGAAGGTGAAGAAGGGAAGGTCATGAGGAATCGGATGGGAGAGCTGAAAGAGAGTGCGGCCAAGGCACTAAAACATGGGGGATCATCTTATGACTCCCTTTCTTGTGTTGTGAAATCGTGGAAGTAA
- the LOC108226597 gene encoding UDP-glycosyltransferase 72B1, which translates to MTMAEQVAKPHIALLPSPGIGHLVPLLEFAKHLVVHHNVHVSFLIMSSGEVSAIQDQLLDSSTLPPDLHVIHLPQVNISPSLNDDTSLITQLSRVCQESLKHLREILVELNLPKALIVDMFSTDAILICKELGVPVYSFFTSNTKGLAWVFYLARFMKEFRFAGLPNLIHVPGCESVGIDELPENILDVGDDVMRHFKRLSMVSGIFVNTWEDLESKSSWQNGIKNDPFYKTLPAPPIYPVGPVIKRDEAVAKSDDYIVSWLDNQSPNSVLLVSLGSGGTLTSEQMSELALGLEMSKQKFMWVVRKPNDFTSSGTFFNAGRGDDDPLSYLPEGFVERTAGAGLVVPTWAPQVAILRHEATGGFLSHCGWNSTLESLVHGVPMIAWPLYAEQKMNAASLIKEIEIAVKPLAVATEAGGKSSVVKREEVERVVRLLMESEEGKLMRVKANELKETAAKAFKPGGSSYELVSSIVKSWN; encoded by the coding sequence ATGACGATGGCTGAACAAGTCGCAAAGCCTCATATCGCCCTCCTCCCCAGCCCCGGGATAGGCCACCTGGTCCCCCTCTTGGAGTTCGCCAAACACCTCGTCGTCCACCACAACGTCCACGTCAGCTTCCTTATCATGAGCTCCGGCGAAGTCTCGGCGATTCAAGACCAGCTCCTCGACTCCTCCACCCTCCCACCCGACCTCCATGTCATTCATCTCCCGCAAGTCAACATCTCTCCATCTCTCAACGATGACACAAGCCTAATCACCCAACTCTCTCGTGTCTGCCAAGAATCTCTCAAGCACCTCCGTGAAATTCTCGTTGAATTAAACCTCCCGAAAGCCCTCATAGTTGATATGTTTAGCACAGATGCGATCTTGATTTGCAAAGAATTGGGCGTTCCAGTCTACTCTTTTTTTACCAGCAATACTAAAGGGCTTGCTTGGGTTTTTTACCTCGCCCGATTTATGAAGGAATTCCGTTTTGCGGGACTTCCGAATCTCATCCATGTCCCGGGCTGTGAATCTGTTGGAATAGATGAATTGCCGGAAAATATATTGGACGTGGGGGATGACGTCATGCGCCATTTCAAAAGATTATCCATGGTTTCTGGGATTTTTGTCaatacatgggaagatctagaaTCCAAATCCAGTTGGCAAAACGGGATTAAAAACGACCCGTTTTATAAGACCCTGCCAGCTCCCCCGATTTACCCGGTGGGGCCGGTGATCAAGCGAGACGAAGCCGTGGCTAAATCAGACGATTACATCGTTTCGTGGCTGGATAATCAATCGCCTAACTCTGTGCTTCTAGTGTCACTTGGTAGTGGCGGCACATTGACAAGTGAGCAAATGAGTGAGTTAGCTCTAGGCCTGGAAATGAGCAAGCAGAAGTTTATGTGGGTTGTGCGGAAGCCTAATGACTTTACCTCCTCCGGCACTTTTTTCAACGCGGGCCGCGGCGACGATGACCCGTTATCGTACCTGCCGGAAGGGTTCGTCGAGAGGACAGCTGGAGCAGGCCTGGTGGTGCCGACATGGGCCCCACAGGTTGCGATACTCCGCCACGAGGCGACAGGAGGTTTTTTGTCCCACTGTGGATGGAACTCAACGCTTGAGAGCCTTGTGCATGGCGTTCCAATGATTGCGTGGCCTTTGTACGCGGAACAGAAGATGAATGCGGCCTCGTTAATCAAGGAGATTGAGATAGCGGTGAAGCCATTGGCGGTGGCTACTGAGGCAGGAGGAAAGAGTAGTGTTGTGAAGAGGGAAGAGGTGGAGAGGGTGGTGAGATTGTTGATGGAAAGCGAGGAAGGTAAGTTGATGAGGGTCAAGGCTAATGAGCTCAAAGAAACTGCAGCAAAAGCGTTTAAGCCTGGAGGCTCTTCTTACGAATTGGTTTCGTCGATTGTCAAGTCTTGGAACTAA
- the LOC108226230 gene encoding anthocyanidin 3-O-glucosyltransferase 5, which translates to MTFAEQVAKRHIALLPSPGIGHLIPLLEFAKHLVVNQNVHVSFLVISSGEVSAIQDQLLHDSTLPPDLHVIHLPQVNISPSLDENTSLITQLSRICQESLKHLSKTLELNLPKALVIDMFTTDAIPVCKDLGVPVYSFFTCSTKALAWAFYVSRFKKECGRDVPGCASLGIDELPGAFLNMGDEDMRHFTRLTMVSGIFVNTWEDLESKSSWLNGIKNDPFYKTLPAPPVYPVGPLIKRDEAVAKSHDYIVSWLDNQSPNSVLLVSLGSGGTLTSEQMRELALGLEMSKQKFVWVVRKPNDFTSSGTFFNAGRDEDDPLSYLPEGFVERTAGAGLVVPSWAPQVAILRHEATGGFLSHCGWNSTLESLVHGIPMIAWPLYAEQKMNAASLIKEIEIAVKPSAVDADAGGKSVVKREEVERVVRLLMESEQGKLMRVKANELKETAAKAMKPGGSSYELVSSIVKSWN; encoded by the coding sequence ATGACGTTTGCTGAACAAGTCGCAAAGCGTCATATTGCCCTCCTCCCCAGCCCCGGGATAGGCCACCTGATCCCTCTCTTGGAGTTCGCCAAACACCTCGTCGTTAACCAAAACGTCCACGTCAGCTTCCTTGTCATCAGCTCCGGCGAAGTCTCGGCGATTCAAGACCAGCTCCTCCACGACTCCACCCTCCCACCCGACCTCCATGTCATTCATCTCCCGCAAGTCAACATCTCTCCATCTCTCGACGAGAACACAAGCCTAATCACCCAACTCTCTCGTATCTGCCAAGAATCTCTCAAGCACCTCAGTAAAACTCTCGAATTAAACCTCCCGAAAGCCCTCGTAATTGATATGTTTACCACAGATGCGATCCCGGTTTGCAAAGACTTGGGCGTTCCGGTGTACTCTTTTTTTACCTGCAGTACTAAAGCGCTTGCTTGGGCTTTCTACGTCTCCCGATTTAAGAAGGAATGCGGTCGCGATGTCCCGGGCTGTGCATCATTAGGAATAGATGAATTGCCGGGTGCATTTTTGAATATGGGTGACGAGGACATGCGCCATTTCACTAGATTAACCATGGTTTCTGGGATTTTTGTCAACACATGGGAAGATTTAGAATCCAAATCCAGTTGGCTAAACGGGATTAAAAACGACCCGTTTTATAAGACCCTGCCAGCTCCCCCAGTTTACCCGGTGGGGCCGTTGATCAAGCGAGACGAAGCGGTGGCCAAATCTCACGATTACATCGTTTCGTGGCTGGATAATCAATCGCCTAATTCTGTGCTTCTGGTGTCGCTTGGTAGTGGTGGCACATTGACAAGTGAGCAAATGAGGGAGCTAGCTTTGGGCTTGGAAATGAGCAAGCAAAAGTTCGTTTGGGTTGTGCGGAAGCCCAACGACTTCACCTCCTCCGGCACCTTTTTCAACGCGGGCCGCGACGAGGATGACCCGTTATCTTACCTGCCGGAAGGGTTCGTCGAGAGGACAGCTGGAGCAGGCCTGGTGGTGCCGTCATGGGCCCCGCAGGTAGCGATACTCCGCCATGAGGCGACAGGAGGTTTTTTGTCCCACTGTGGATGGAACTCCACGTTGGAAAGCCTTGTGCATGGAATTCCGATGATTGCATGGCCTCTGTATGCGGAACAGAAGATGAATGCCGCCTCGTTAATTAAGGAGATTGAGATAGCGGTGAAGCCATCTGCGGTGGATGCTGACGCAGGAGGAAAGAGTGTTGTGAAGAGGGAAGAGGTGGAGAGGGTGGTCAGATTGTTGATGGAAAGCGAACAAGGTAAGTTGATGAGGGTCAAGGCTAATGAGCTTAAAGAAACTGCAGCGAAAGCAATGAAACCTGGAGGCTCTTCTTATGAATTGGTTTCGTCGATTGTCAAGTCTTGGAACTAA
- the LOC108224515 gene encoding NEDD8-conjugating enzyme Ubc12 has product MIRLFKVKEKQRELAENSDGKPPVKKQSAGELRLHKDISELNLPKTCSISFPNGKDDLMNFEVTIRPDEGYYSGGLFTFTFQISPIYPHEAPKVKCKTKVYHPNIDLEGNVCLNILREDWKPVLNINTVIYGLYHLFTEPNHEDPLNADAAAVLRDNPKLFETNVRRAMTGGYVGNTYFSRCV; this is encoded by the exons ATGATCAGGTTGTTCAAAGTAAAGGAAAAACAGAGAGAACTTGCTGAGAATTCTGATGGTAAGCCTCCAGTCAAGAAGCAGAGTGCTGGGGAACTACGTCTACACAAAG ATATAAGTGAACTTAACCTTCCAAAGACATGCAGCATTTCATTTCCCAACGGGAAGGATGATTTAATGAACTTTGAAGTCACAATTCGCCCTGATGAAGGATATTACTC AGGGGGATTGTTTACATTCACATTTCAAATTTCACCTATATATCCTCATGAAGCACCAAAGGTCAAATGCAAGACAAAG GTCTACCACCCAAACATTGACTTGGAAGGAAATGTTTGCCTTAACATTCTGCGGGAAGACTGGAAACCTGTCCTCAACATAAACACTGTCATCTATGGCTTGTATCATCTGTTCACA GAACCAAACCATGAGGATCCGCTTAATGCTGATGCTGCTGCAGTGCTGAGGGATAACCCGAAGTTATTTGAGACCAATGTGAGAAGGGCAATGACTGGTGGTTATGTCGGAAACACATACTTTAGTCGATGTGTATAG
- the LOC108227985 gene encoding NEDD8-conjugating enzyme Ubc12 isoform X1: MKKMIRLFKVKEKQRELAENSDGKPPVKKQSAGELRLHKDISELNLPKTCSISFPNGKDDLMNFEVIIRPDEGYYSGGLFTFTFQISPIYPHEAPKVKCKTKVYHPNIDLEGNVCLNILREDWKPVLNINTVIYGLYHLFIEPNHEDPLNADAAAVLRDNPKLFETNVRRAMTGGYVGNTYFSRCV, from the exons at GAAAAAGATGATCAGGTTGTTTAAAGTAAAGGAGAAACAGAGAGAACTTGCTGAGAATTCTGATGGTAAGCCTCCAGTCAAGAAGCAGAGTGCTGGAGAACTACGACTCCACAAAG ATATAAGTGAATTAAACCTACCAAAGACATGCAGCATTTCATTTCCCAACGGAAAGGATGATCTAATGAACTTTGAAGTCATAATTCGACCTGATGAAGGATATTACTC AGGGGGGTTGTTTACATTCACCTTCCAAATTTCACCTATATATCCTCATGAAGCACCAAAGGTCAAATGCAAGACAAAG GTCTACCACCCAAACATTGACTTGGAAGGAAATGTTTGCCTTAACATTCTGCGGGAAGACTGGAAACCTGTCCTCAACATAAACACTGTCATCTATGGCTTGTATCATCTGTTCATA GAACCAAACCATGAGGATCCGCTTAATGCTGACGCTGCTGCAGTGCTGAGGGACAACCCGAAGTTATTTGAGACCAATGTGAGAAGGGCAATGACTGGTGGTTATGTCGGAAACACATACTTTAGTCGATGTGTATAG
- the LOC108227985 gene encoding NEDD8-conjugating enzyme Ubc12 isoform X2 → MIRLFKVKEKQRELAENSDGKPPVKKQSAGELRLHKDISELNLPKTCSISFPNGKDDLMNFEVIIRPDEGYYSGGLFTFTFQISPIYPHEAPKVKCKTKVYHPNIDLEGNVCLNILREDWKPVLNINTVIYGLYHLFIEPNHEDPLNADAAAVLRDNPKLFETNVRRAMTGGYVGNTYFSRCV, encoded by the exons ATGATCAGGTTGTTTAAAGTAAAGGAGAAACAGAGAGAACTTGCTGAGAATTCTGATGGTAAGCCTCCAGTCAAGAAGCAGAGTGCTGGAGAACTACGACTCCACAAAG ATATAAGTGAATTAAACCTACCAAAGACATGCAGCATTTCATTTCCCAACGGAAAGGATGATCTAATGAACTTTGAAGTCATAATTCGACCTGATGAAGGATATTACTC AGGGGGGTTGTTTACATTCACCTTCCAAATTTCACCTATATATCCTCATGAAGCACCAAAGGTCAAATGCAAGACAAAG GTCTACCACCCAAACATTGACTTGGAAGGAAATGTTTGCCTTAACATTCTGCGGGAAGACTGGAAACCTGTCCTCAACATAAACACTGTCATCTATGGCTTGTATCATCTGTTCATA GAACCAAACCATGAGGATCCGCTTAATGCTGACGCTGCTGCAGTGCTGAGGGACAACCCGAAGTTATTTGAGACCAATGTGAGAAGGGCAATGACTGGTGGTTATGTCGGAAACACATACTTTAGTCGATGTGTATAG
- the LOC108227985 gene encoding NEDD8-conjugating enzyme Ubc12 isoform X3 — MKGQYANISELNLPKTCSISFPNGKDDLMNFEVIIRPDEGYYSGGLFTFTFQISPIYPHEAPKVKCKTKVYHPNIDLEGNVCLNILREDWKPVLNINTVIYGLYHLFIEPNHEDPLNADAAAVLRDNPKLFETNVRRAMTGGYVGNTYFSRCV, encoded by the exons ATGAAGGGGCAGTATGCCA ATATAAGTGAATTAAACCTACCAAAGACATGCAGCATTTCATTTCCCAACGGAAAGGATGATCTAATGAACTTTGAAGTCATAATTCGACCTGATGAAGGATATTACTC AGGGGGGTTGTTTACATTCACCTTCCAAATTTCACCTATATATCCTCATGAAGCACCAAAGGTCAAATGCAAGACAAAG GTCTACCACCCAAACATTGACTTGGAAGGAAATGTTTGCCTTAACATTCTGCGGGAAGACTGGAAACCTGTCCTCAACATAAACACTGTCATCTATGGCTTGTATCATCTGTTCATA GAACCAAACCATGAGGATCCGCTTAATGCTGACGCTGCTGCAGTGCTGAGGGACAACCCGAAGTTATTTGAGACCAATGTGAGAAGGGCAATGACTGGTGGTTATGTCGGAAACACATACTTTAGTCGATGTGTATAG